From the Nodularia sp. NIES-3585 genome, one window contains:
- a CDS encoding trans-aconitate 2-methyltransferase, translating into MKSDISQNLQFSPQNHHDWNSHLYEDKHAFVWQYGEELLKLLNPKPGESILDLGCGTGQLAEKISLAGADVMGIDSAPTMIEKARENYPHLLFDVADARNFQVEQPLDAVFSNATLHWVKEPEKAIACVHQALKPGGRFVAEFGGKGNVQAITQALSTALASIGITDVKTRNPWYFPSISEYSNLLEQQGFEVTYAILFPRPTPLADQQAGMANWIQMFASTFFAGLTPDQKTQVIHQVEQSLREKMYCDGSWTADYKRLQFFAIKA; encoded by the coding sequence ATGAAAAGTGATATCTCACAAAACCTCCAATTTTCTCCTCAGAATCATCATGATTGGAATAGTCACCTGTATGAAGACAAACACGCCTTTGTTTGGCAATATGGTGAAGAATTGCTGAAATTACTTAACCCCAAACCAGGAGAATCTATTTTGGATCTGGGGTGTGGTACGGGGCAACTCGCCGAAAAAATTTCCTTGGCTGGTGCTGATGTGATGGGAATCGATAGCGCCCCCACGATGATTGAGAAAGCTAGAGAAAACTATCCTCATCTATTATTTGATGTCGCTGATGCGAGAAATTTTCAAGTAGAGCAGCCATTAGATGCGGTGTTTTCTAACGCCACTTTGCATTGGGTAAAAGAACCAGAAAAGGCGATCGCTTGTGTACATCAAGCCCTGAAACCAGGGGGGCGCTTTGTCGCTGAGTTCGGTGGTAAGGGAAACGTGCAAGCCATAACTCAAGCATTGTCTACCGCTTTGGCATCCATTGGTATTACAGACGTAAAAACACGGAATCCTTGGTATTTTCCCAGTATTAGCGAATACTCTAACCTCTTAGAACAGCAAGGTTTTGAAGTCACTTATGCCATCCTTTTCCCCCGTCCCACACCCCTAGCAGATCAACAAGCCGGAATGGCAAACTGGATTCAAATGTTTGCCAGCACTTTTTTCGCAGGATTAACTCCTGATCAGAAAACACAAGTCATTCATCAGGTAGAGCAGTCACTCCGAGAGAAAATGTATTGTGATGGTAGTTGGACGGCTGACTACAAAAGACTGCAGTTTTTTGCTATTAAAGCTTAG
- a CDS encoding Uma2 family endonuclease, with protein sequence MQVTQQRYYTPEEYLALEEAADYKSEYIDGEIIPMAGGTIDHNRISGNLYAALNFAFRQQNYEAFAGDLRLWIPQKRIYTYPDVMILADEPEFFNNRKDIIVNPQVIIEVLSKSTKGYDRENKFEAYRTIPTFKEYLLIDQTRIRVEKFFKTGKKQWSLREYDEEDQAIALNTIPFEISLQDLYNKVKFELVESAVDECS encoded by the coding sequence ATGCAAGTAACACAACAGCGATATTATACGCCAGAGGAATATTTAGCCTTAGAAGAGGCTGCTGATTATAAAAGCGAATATATTGACGGGGAAATAATTCCAATGGCAGGTGGAACAATAGATCATAACCGAATCTCTGGCAATCTCTACGCGGCATTAAATTTTGCTTTCAGACAGCAGAATTATGAGGCTTTCGCAGGTGATTTGCGTCTGTGGATACCCCAAAAGCGTATCTATACTTATCCAGATGTGATGATACTGGCGGATGAACCGGAATTTTTCAATAACCGAAAAGATATAATTGTCAATCCACAGGTGATTATTGAGGTTTTATCAAAATCGACCAAAGGCTATGACCGTGAGAATAAATTTGAGGCTTATCGAACTATTCCTACGTTTAAAGAATATTTACTAATTGACCAAACTCGAATTCGTGTGGAGAAATTTTTTAAGACTGGGAAAAAGCAATGGTCGCTGCGTGAGTATGATGAGGAAGATCAGGCGATCGCACTCAATACTATACCCTTTGAAATTTCCCTACAAGATTTATACAACAAAGTTAAATTTGAGCTTGTGGAATCGGCTGTTGATGAATGTAGTTGA
- the pgeF gene encoding peptidoglycan editing factor PgeF gives MHTWHWHNWQGLPYLTCSLLKDWHHGFFTQQFWPRSPQDLTKVLHPEASAYRLQQVHGNIILTPQEIENQIGSEDSGLVLGDGLISEYSLQALWVASADCTPVLIGDVKTRQVAALHAGWRGTAAKIVPQAIARLQNQGSQLDDLRIAMGPAIAGEVYQVSLEVAAEVGASITSHLEVQQMIAALHELPNSPLFADSEPGKVRLDVRRVNVLQLESLGISAEQIAIAPYCTYQTPEYFFSYRREQQKKIQWSGIVR, from the coding sequence ATGCACACTTGGCACTGGCACAATTGGCAAGGTCTACCCTATCTTACTTGTAGTCTTCTCAAAGATTGGCATCACGGCTTCTTTACTCAGCAGTTTTGGCCGCGATCGCCTCAAGATTTGACAAAAGTTCTGCACCCAGAAGCATCAGCATATCGTTTGCAGCAGGTACATGGCAATATAATTCTGACTCCACAAGAAATTGAGAACCAGATAGGCTCAGAAGATTCTGGCTTAGTCTTGGGAGATGGTTTAATCAGCGAATACTCACTACAAGCTCTCTGGGTAGCTAGTGCCGATTGTACACCTGTATTGATTGGTGATGTTAAAACTAGACAAGTAGCCGCACTACACGCGGGTTGGCGGGGGACTGCGGCGAAGATTGTTCCCCAAGCGATCGCCCGTCTGCAAAACCAAGGTAGTCAACTGGATGACTTACGGATTGCAATGGGACCCGCGATCGCCGGTGAAGTTTACCAAGTTTCTCTAGAAGTAGCAGCAGAAGTTGGTGCTAGCATTACATCCCATCTAGAGGTACAGCAGATGATTGCTGCTTTGCATGAGTTACCAAATTCACCTTTATTCGCAGATTCTGAACCCGGAAAAGTCAGGTTGGATGTACGACGAGTCAATGTTTTACAACTGGAAAGCTTGGGGATTAGCGCCGAACAAATAGCGATCGCGCCTTACTGTACTTACCAAACTCCAGAATATTTCTTTTCTTATCGTCGGGAGCAACAGAAAAAAATTCAATGGTCAGGAATTGTCAGGTAA
- a CDS encoding aldo/keto reductase: MQYRRFGKTNLNLSVFSLGTMRYLADVENAQQTIAAALALGVNHLETARGYGKSEEYLGAAIKGGLSVPRSQVYITTKIPPTVDADSMRRCIDESLERLNLDYLDCLGIHGLNTWEHLQWVQANGGCMKAVQEAVDDGRVRHVGFSTHGSLDIILAAINTDLFEFVNLHYYYFFQRHAPAIQLAADKDMGIFIISPADKGGRLYTPPQTLIDLCQPYSPLELNYRFLLSDHRITTLSVGAANPDELIEPLQFVDSVDELTPSEKLAFQNLEKHQKTALKTDKCSQCYACLPCPQNINIPEVLRLRNLAVAYDMTDYGKYRYGMFENAGHWFPGMKGNRCTECGECLPRCPENLDIPGLLADTHERLGGKNRRRLWE, encoded by the coding sequence ATGCAATACCGACGCTTTGGCAAAACTAATCTCAACCTTTCGGTTTTTTCTCTGGGAACAATGCGCTACTTGGCTGATGTCGAAAATGCACAGCAGACAATAGCCGCAGCTTTAGCCCTGGGAGTGAATCATCTAGAAACAGCCAGAGGTTATGGCAAAAGTGAGGAGTATCTGGGTGCAGCTATCAAAGGCGGATTATCAGTACCCCGTTCTCAGGTTTACATCACCACCAAAATTCCGCCAACAGTTGATGCTGATAGTATGCGTCGGTGCATCGATGAATCCTTAGAACGATTAAATCTAGATTATCTAGATTGTTTAGGTATTCATGGCTTAAATACTTGGGAGCATCTCCAGTGGGTGCAAGCCAACGGTGGCTGCATGAAAGCTGTCCAGGAAGCTGTTGATGATGGTCGAGTGCGACACGTTGGTTTTTCCACCCACGGTTCATTGGATATCATTCTCGCAGCGATTAATACAGATTTATTTGAATTTGTCAATCTGCATTATTACTATTTTTTCCAACGTCATGCTCCAGCAATTCAGCTAGCGGCTGACAAGGACATGGGCATTTTTATAATTTCCCCGGCTGATAAGGGAGGTCGCCTCTACACGCCACCCCAAACATTAATAGACTTGTGTCAGCCTTATTCACCTTTAGAATTAAACTATAGATTTTTACTCAGTGATCATCGGATTACTACTTTGAGTGTGGGTGCAGCTAACCCAGATGAATTAATAGAACCTTTACAGTTTGTTGATAGTGTTGATGAATTAACACCTTCAGAAAAATTAGCTTTTCAAAACTTAGAGAAACACCAAAAAACTGCTTTAAAAACTGATAAATGTAGTCAGTGTTATGCTTGTTTACCTTGTCCACAAAATATCAATATTCCCGAAGTTTTGCGGTTACGAAATCTTGCCGTAGCTTATGACATGACGGACTATGGAAAATATCGTTATGGAATGTTTGAAAATGCTGGTCACTGGTTCCCTGGAATGAAAGGCAACCGTTGTACAGAATGTGGTGAATGTTTACCTCGATGTCCAGAAAATTTAGATATTCCCGGTTTGTTAGCAGATACTCACGAAAGGTTAGGCGGGAAAAATAGGAGAAGACTGTGGGAATAA
- a CDS encoding bifunctional nuclease family protein yields the protein MIEMRVAGIALDAITRSPIVLLKDASDRRALPIYIGQEQARAIMGALENQKPPRPLTHDLIVNLLESCSMILEKVIIHSLQKDTFYAALIVQQGEIKKEIDARPSDAIAVALRTNAPIWVMEEVVSDASIPVDRDADEAEQQAFREFISNLRPEDLIKRFGNGDS from the coding sequence ATGATTGAAATGAGAGTCGCTGGCATAGCATTAGATGCCATAACCCGCAGTCCCATCGTACTTTTGAAAGATGCCTCAGATCGGCGAGCTTTACCAATTTATATTGGACAGGAACAAGCGAGGGCAATTATGGGTGCGCTAGAAAATCAAAAGCCTCCCAGACCGCTAACACACGACTTAATTGTGAATCTTTTAGAGTCATGTTCCATGATTCTAGAAAAGGTAATTATTCACTCCTTACAAAAGGATACATTTTACGCGGCTTTAATTGTCCAGCAAGGCGAAATCAAAAAAGAAATTGATGCACGTCCCAGTGATGCGATCGCTGTTGCTCTCCGTACAAATGCCCCGATCTGGGTCATGGAAGAAGTGGTTTCCGATGCTTCAATCCCTGTCGATCGCGACGCGGATGAAGCAGAACAGCAAGCCTTCCGTGAATTTATCTCCAATCTTCGCCCCGAAGATTTAATCAAGCGCTTTGGAAATGGCGACAGCTAG
- a CDS encoding extracellular solute-binding protein, which produces MYNQNSQIPKSTSINRRSFLFGAGGLALSQLLLGCGNSNQTKLNVQLLKGSIPSQIVSQFRQSLQQQIQLKFSPVEQIQDLFKQLQGWQDKSKTTDEPFWNRFIPFRESPPAMASDLVTLGDYWIKAAIEQKLIQPLEAAEVKQLKQWSALDERWQQLVKRDNQGNLDTQGNVWAAPYRWGSTVILYHREKLQRLGWVPEDWSDLWRDGLQQRISVVNQSREVIGLVLKKLGQSYNTENLDSIPNLETELRGFNQQVRLYSSRNYLEPLIIGDTWLAVGWSSDIIPILSRYPQLVAVVPKSGTAIWADLWVRPTGVEKDTFSSEWIDFCWEPSIAKKISVLTRSNSPISPDIAPSELQEPFRSLLQNNRAVFDDSEFLLSLPPSTMKQYESLFAKIKQE; this is translated from the coding sequence ATGTATAATCAAAATTCCCAAATTCCCAAATCAACATCCATAAATCGACGGTCTTTTTTATTCGGTGCAGGTGGACTGGCGCTTTCTCAACTGCTGCTTGGTTGTGGTAACAGCAACCAGACAAAACTCAATGTCCAGTTATTAAAAGGTTCTATCCCTAGTCAGATAGTTAGCCAGTTTCGCCAAAGTTTACAGCAACAGATACAGTTAAAATTTTCTCCAGTTGAGCAAATACAGGATTTATTTAAACAATTGCAAGGTTGGCAAGATAAATCAAAAACCACTGATGAGCCATTTTGGAATCGCTTTATACCATTTAGGGAATCCCCACCAGCAATGGCATCTGACTTGGTGACATTAGGAGATTACTGGATTAAAGCAGCTATTGAACAGAAACTCATTCAACCATTAGAAGCGGCCGAAGTCAAACAGTTAAAACAGTGGTCTGCGTTAGATGAGAGATGGCAGCAGCTGGTAAAGCGCGATAATCAAGGTAATTTGGATACTCAAGGCAATGTTTGGGCTGCTCCTTACCGTTGGGGTAGTACAGTCATTCTTTATCATCGCGAAAAGTTGCAGCGTTTGGGTTGGGTACCGGAAGATTGGAGTGATTTGTGGCGAGATGGATTGCAGCAGCGAATTTCTGTAGTTAATCAATCAAGAGAAGTCATCGGTCTAGTTTTGAAAAAGTTGGGACAATCCTACAATACAGAAAATCTTGACAGCATACCGAACTTAGAAACTGAACTACGGGGGTTCAACCAACAGGTAAGGTTGTACAGTTCCCGTAACTACCTAGAACCGCTAATTATTGGAGATACTTGGTTAGCCGTGGGTTGGTCAAGCGACATCATACCGATTCTGAGCCGTTATCCCCAACTGGTCGCAGTTGTTCCGAAATCAGGAACAGCAATTTGGGCAGACTTATGGGTACGCCCCACAGGAGTGGAAAAAGACACGTTCTCATCTGAGTGGATTGATTTTTGTTGGGAACCAAGTATCGCTAAAAAAATTTCTGTGCTAACTAGAAGTAATTCGCCAATTTCTCCTGATATTGCTCCATCAGAGCTTCAGGAACCATTTAGAAGCTTGTTACAAAATAATCGTGCAGTTTTTGATGACAGTGAATTTCTGCTTTCATTACCTCCATCAACAATGAAGCAGTATGAGTCTTTGTTCGCTAAAATCAAGCAAGAGTAG
- a CDS encoding biotin--[acetyl-CoA-carboxylase] ligase, whose translation MGFNRQLLENSLKSGRGDTYLPFSLHIFESVPSTNQTLWDLLKQGAEKNSVVIATQQTSGRGQWGRQWNSPTGGLYLSVGIVPKLEATDSYQLTLASAWGIAARLRQCGVSVGIKWPNDLVLHSRKLGGILTETKVHNGQIIQAVIGVGINWANPVPDTGINLESWQISQPTQAISCLEMLTSTVLLGIESGIRCLCQEGVSVLLSRYLDLLTNIGDQVCINNLLGTVIGVTSQGNLHVSFETYDTNDIKTPEIYVEPGTISLGYSKSSVLF comes from the coding sequence GTGGGATTTAATCGGCAACTCTTGGAAAACTCCCTAAAATCGGGACGTGGGGATACTTATTTACCATTCTCCCTACATATTTTTGAAAGTGTTCCCTCAACTAATCAGACTCTGTGGGACTTGTTGAAACAGGGGGCTGAGAAAAACTCTGTGGTAATTGCAACTCAGCAAACTTCTGGTAGAGGACAATGGGGCCGTCAGTGGAATTCTCCCACCGGGGGACTATATCTTTCGGTGGGTATTGTTCCTAAACTAGAGGCTACAGATAGTTATCAACTCACCTTAGCCAGTGCTTGGGGAATTGCTGCTCGGTTGCGTCAGTGCGGCGTAAGTGTGGGCATTAAATGGCCTAATGACTTAGTATTGCATAGTCGCAAACTCGGCGGCATTTTAACCGAAACAAAAGTCCACAATGGACAGATTATACAAGCAGTGATTGGTGTCGGCATTAACTGGGCTAACCCAGTACCCGATACTGGCATCAATCTAGAATCCTGGCAAATTTCCCAGCCGACTCAGGCTATCTCTTGTCTGGAAATGCTAACTTCCACAGTTTTACTGGGAATAGAATCCGGTATACGGTGTCTGTGCCAAGAAGGAGTAAGTGTACTCTTGTCTCGATATTTAGATTTATTGACAAATATCGGTGATCAGGTATGTATCAATAATCTTTTAGGCACTGTCATTGGCGTAACTTCACAGGGAAATCTTCATGTGTCTTTTGAAACGTATGATACAAATGACATAAAGACACCAGAAATTTATGTCGAACCCGGTACAATCAGTTTGGGTTACAGTAAATCTTCTGTTTTATTTTAG
- a CDS encoding ATP/GTP-binding protein: MLKSIKIENFRCFKSFELQQLGRINLLVGANNSGKTSLLEAIQLLCSRTNLEPLGEIMINRGEYIWNDNLRGERELNICHLFHDHEFQVDGAFSISGMNDDVKEEFSITIGERKSHIHSDLNDYDLDEEFKQEIIDDLSSDIKNLNFRVIWHREEEQKEILNIPLSDDNCLDFKFIKRSIRDKKNKAPRTIFINSSSLNTEKMTELFDKVVLNPEEKLVTEALRIIDKKIERIAPANVQKASQMMRLRSAESHTGFYVRLADSNQRVPIGSMGDGIWRILGIILATVCAKDGYLFIDEIDTGLHFTTMSDMWKMIWQTAKRLNVQVFTTTHNSDCWKSLADIAEQEDTTEDGIRIHRIEKGKERSIVFVEPEIVIAAEENIEVR; this comes from the coding sequence ATGTTGAAGAGCATAAAAATAGAAAATTTTCGATGTTTCAAATCTTTCGAGCTTCAGCAGCTAGGTAGAATTAATCTGCTCGTGGGTGCAAATAACAGTGGGAAAACATCTCTATTAGAAGCTATTCAGCTTTTATGCTCACGGACTAATCTTGAGCCCCTGGGTGAAATCATGATCAACCGAGGTGAGTATATTTGGAATGATAATCTCAGAGGAGAACGTGAACTTAATATCTGTCACTTATTTCATGATCATGAATTTCAAGTAGATGGTGCATTTTCAATTTCAGGAATGAACGATGATGTTAAAGAAGAGTTTTCTATAACTATAGGTGAACGAAAATCACATATTCATTCTGATTTAAATGATTATGATTTGGATGAAGAATTCAAGCAGGAAATTATTGACGATTTATCAAGTGACATTAAAAACTTAAATTTTCGAGTCATTTGGCATAGAGAAGAAGAACAAAAAGAAATTTTAAATATACCTTTATCAGATGACAATTGTCTAGATTTTAAATTTATTAAACGTTCTATCCGGGATAAAAAAAATAAAGCCCCTAGAACTATATTTATTAACTCTTCTTCCCTAAATACTGAAAAAATGACAGAATTATTTGACAAAGTAGTGTTAAATCCCGAAGAAAAATTAGTAACGGAAGCACTAAGAATTATTGATAAAAAAATTGAACGTATTGCTCCAGCAAATGTTCAAAAAGCTAGTCAGATGATGAGATTACGTTCTGCTGAATCGCATACTGGCTTTTATGTCCGCCTTGCTGACAGTAACCAGCGCGTACCAATTGGTAGTATGGGGGATGGTATTTGGCGTATCTTAGGAATTATACTAGCTACTGTGTGCGCTAAAGATGGATATTTATTCATAGATGAGATTGATACAGGACTCCATTTTACTACCATGTCTGATATGTGGAAAATGATTTGGCAAACAGCCAAAAGATTAAATGTACAAGTTTTTACCACTACACATAATAGTGATTGTTGGAAAAGTTTAGCCGATATTGCAGAACAAGAAGACACAACTGAAGATGGTATTAGAATTCATAGAATTGAAAAAGGTAAAGAAAGAAGTATAGTTTTTGTTGAACCTGAAATTGTTATTGCTGCTGAAGAAAATATTGAGGTTCGTTAA
- a CDS encoding DUF3226 domain-containing protein translates to MPSKEDKSTKRLIVEGEQDKRVIPYLIEANGIPWKKGNEPVYIQPRGGNDFSNYWISARLKEAGLTHLGLILDADDDSSTSWQRMRDACLPSIRDIPQEIPETGLIHITNTGIKFGIWIMPDNRLKGMLETFLAYMISDENQPLWKYAQEVVEESKNRGAEFISFHHDKACIYTWLAWQNPPGRQLHNAIEERILHPQHPNAQVFVNWFRNLYDL, encoded by the coding sequence ATGCCAAGTAAGGAGGATAAATCTACAAAGCGGCTAATTGTTGAGGGTGAACAAGATAAGCGGGTCATACCATATCTGATTGAAGCTAACGGAATTCCTTGGAAAAAAGGTAACGAACCTGTCTATATCCAGCCTCGCGGCGGTAATGATTTTAGTAATTATTGGATATCTGCTCGACTGAAAGAAGCCGGATTGACTCATCTTGGTTTGATACTAGACGCAGACGATGATTCATCTACTAGTTGGCAAAGGATGAGAGATGCTTGTTTACCAAGTATTCGTGATATTCCTCAAGAAATACCTGAAACCGGACTTATTCATATTACTAATACTGGAATTAAGTTTGGGATCTGGATTATGCCAGATAACCGACTAAAAGGTATGCTAGAAACTTTTTTAGCTTATATGATTTCTGATGAAAACCAACCACTTTGGAAGTATGCTCAGGAAGTAGTGGAAGAATCAAAAAATCGAGGAGCAGAATTTATAAGTTTTCATCATGATAAAGCTTGTATTTACACATGGTTAGCATGGCAAAATCCACCAGGACGACAACTACATAATGCTATTGAGGAGAGAATTCTGCATCCACAACATCCAAATGCACAGGTATTTGTTAACTGGTTTAGGAATTTATACGATTTATAA
- a CDS encoding peptidoglycan DD-metalloendopeptidase family protein, with protein sequence MTQRHKSAHHHLNNSSRRYPYGKLFHIYASTLPAQSFFLLSSVSFLSGGLAIAQTETSIDNIVPTVESSQPAVVIQTNVKKETVSSAPSRPQSKVAEQQADLRQRLRSRQEVSPPKTNVSQQKPKVEVSTPRANVTQKPKVEVSTPRANVTQQQPKAEVYTPRANVTQQQPKVEVSTPRANVTQQQPKVEVAQPSKLRTLPEKLPEIARPSNNSTGATIGTTGQTRDYNNAYIDPNNYNTNPQATYQAPNSVVLTERSSGCQTVLPSGQSISGSSCAQEPARNQRVANSDGKTSPNWLQASQNTQVVNVPAARRTVQAAVRPVATNNSNNRWSPSQTASSGASRTASRPNRFLPNPSDFATTSGNASPIASSGETLPPPMTAANVAPRPSTVAYDFQLASVLPQIPFTGRLAYSADGGMVFPLSVPARISSIFGWRTHPISGDRRFHAGTDLAAPTGTPVVAAAEGTVQTANWMGGYGLTVTVNHASAQQTLYAHLSELFVQPGQRVEQGTVIGRVGSTGNSTGPHLHFEVRHLKPEGWVAVDSGVQLQVALSQMVQALQTARVTQEPDS encoded by the coding sequence ATGACGCAGCGCCATAAATCTGCCCATCACCATTTAAACAACTCATCAAGACGCTATCCTTACGGAAAACTTTTCCACATTTATGCATCTACGCTACCAGCACAAAGCTTTTTTTTGCTGAGTAGTGTTAGTTTCTTAAGTGGCGGCTTGGCAATTGCCCAAACAGAAACAAGTATAGATAATATTGTTCCCACTGTTGAAAGCTCTCAACCAGCAGTAGTAATCCAAACTAATGTCAAGAAAGAGACTGTTTCTTCAGCGCCATCTCGACCGCAGTCGAAAGTTGCAGAACAGCAAGCTGACCTCAGACAAAGACTACGTAGTAGACAAGAGGTTTCCCCTCCAAAAACAAATGTGAGTCAGCAGAAGCCCAAAGTTGAGGTTTCTACTCCTAGGGCAAATGTGACTCAGAAGCCTAAAGTTGAAGTTTCCACTCCTAGGGCTAATGTGACTCAGCAGCAGCCTAAAGCTGAGGTTTATACTCCCAGGGCTAATGTGACTCAGCAGCAGCCCAAAGTTGAAGTTTCTACTCCCAGGGCAAATGTGACTCAGCAGCAGCCCAAAGTTGAAGTAGCCCAACCGAGTAAACTCCGCACCTTACCTGAAAAACTTCCAGAAATTGCCCGACCATCAAATAACTCAACCGGCGCAACCATTGGAACCACAGGCCAAACGAGGGATTATAATAACGCCTATATTGATCCTAACAATTACAACACTAATCCTCAGGCTACCTATCAAGCACCTAACTCTGTGGTGTTAACAGAACGCTCTAGTGGTTGTCAAACTGTTTTACCTTCTGGGCAAAGTATATCCGGCAGTAGTTGCGCTCAAGAACCTGCCCGCAATCAGCGAGTAGCTAATTCTGATGGTAAAACATCACCTAACTGGCTTCAAGCCAGCCAAAATACTCAGGTAGTGAACGTTCCAGCAGCTCGACGAACAGTTCAAGCAGCAGTTCGACCAGTAGCTACTAATAACAGTAACAACAGATGGAGTCCTAGTCAGACTGCATCTAGTGGTGCTAGCAGAACTGCTTCTCGCCCGAATCGGTTTCTCCCTAACCCTAGCGATTTCGCCACCACGTCAGGGAATGCATCTCCCATTGCATCCAGTGGTGAGACTCTACCCCCACCAATGACAGCAGCGAATGTTGCACCCCGACCCAGTACAGTAGCTTACGACTTTCAACTAGCATCTGTACTGCCACAAATTCCCTTCACTGGGAGACTCGCCTATAGTGCCGATGGGGGCATGGTATTTCCGCTTTCAGTACCTGCTCGCATTAGTTCTATATTTGGTTGGAGAACTCATCCAATTTCAGGCGATCGCCGCTTCCACGCCGGCACAGATTTAGCAGCGCCAACTGGGACACCAGTAGTAGCCGCCGCAGAAGGTACAGTGCAAACTGCCAACTGGATGGGTGGCTATGGTTTAACTGTTACTGTTAACCATGCTTCTGCTCAACAAACCCTTTATGCTCATTTGTCCGAACTGTTTGTCCAACCCGGTCAAAGGGTAGAACAAGGAACTGTGATTGGGCGAGTTGGTAGCACTGGTAACTCTACAGGGCCTCACCTACACTTTGAAGTCCGCCACCTCAAACCAGAAGGTTGGGTTGCTGTTGACTCAGGTGTACAATTACAAGTCGCCCTCAGTCAGATGGTACAAGCTTTACAAACAGCTCGAGTTACCCAAGAACCAGATAGCTAG
- a CDS encoding riboflavin synthase gives MFTGLVQALGTMKPVGGDSWQITFVSQSSAVIMQDLAYGDSVAVDGVCLTVEKILNTGFIATASPETLRRTTLGEEQTQQGYVNLEASLRVGGKVGGHFVMGHVDGIGQLVTAKQTASSWEMTFTAPEAIARYIVPKGSIAVNGISLTVASYEPELSQFTVAVIPLTYDDTNLRYLLPGSWVNLEGDILGKYVEKFLSPGKQHSKPDMVTPEFLAEHGYL, from the coding sequence GTGTTTACAGGATTAGTCCAAGCATTAGGAACGATGAAACCCGTAGGGGGGGATTCGTGGCAAATTACTTTTGTAAGTCAGTCTTCTGCTGTCATTATGCAAGATTTAGCTTATGGCGACAGCGTGGCTGTAGATGGAGTTTGCTTAACGGTAGAGAAAATTTTAAACACTGGGTTTATTGCCACGGCTTCACCGGAGACTCTACGCCGCACGACCCTAGGAGAAGAGCAAACACAGCAGGGATACGTCAACTTAGAAGCTTCGCTGCGGGTAGGGGGCAAAGTCGGCGGTCATTTTGTCATGGGTCATGTAGACGGTATCGGTCAATTGGTAACTGCCAAACAAACGGCTAGTTCTTGGGAGATGACTTTTACTGCACCCGAAGCGATCGCGCGGTATATTGTCCCCAAAGGTAGCATTGCTGTGAATGGTATCAGCCTGACAGTAGCTTCATATGAGCCGGAATTGTCTCAGTTTACAGTCGCAGTAATTCCTCTCACCTATGACGATACAAATCTCCGCTATCTTCTCCCTGGCAGTTGGGTAAATTTAGAAGGGGATATTCTTGGCAAATATGTCGAGAAATTCCTTTCCCCTGGCAAACAACATTCAAAACCCGATATGGTGACACCTGAGTTTTTAGCAGAACATGGGTATTTGTGA